GGGCAGTAAACGTCGCGAACACATCCTGGTCAGCAACATCGACCAGGCCGTGATCGTCGTCTCCGCCGATGATCCCCCGCTCAAGCCCTCACTCATCGACCGCTTTCTGATCAGTTCGGAAAAAGGCAACATCCACTCCATCATCTGCATCAATAAAATCGACCTGGTCGATCCCATTGAACTGCAGCCGCAGATCGGCGTCTATGCGCAGCTGGGTTATGACATCGTCTTAACCAGCGTGGTCGCAGGCACCGGCATTCCGCGACTCCGCTCCCTGCTGAAAGGGAAACAATCCGTCTTCTCCGGGCAGAGTGGGGTCGGCAAGTCTTCGCTGCTCAATCAGATCGACAGCCGCCTTTCTCTGGAGACCGCCGAGATCAGCCAGGAGAACCGTAAAGGAAAACACACGACGCGCTCTGCTGTCCTCCTGGAAATCGCCACCGGAGGCTGGGTCGTCGACACCCCCGGCATTCGTCAGCTCCAGCTCTGGGATGTGAGCCCCGAAGAGGTCGAAGGCTTCTTTCGCGAATTCCACGCCTTCGTGCCCCAGTGCCGCTTTCCCGACTGCTCGCACACCCACGAAGACAACTGCGGCATCAAACGCGCGGTCCACAACGACTTCATCTCCCGCCAACGCTATCAGAGCTATCTGAAAATCATCGCCGGTGACGACCCCCGACCTGTCTACCACCAGTAGTGCATGACCTCTCCTCGACGGATCTGGGCACATTTTCTTAAGCCCCGCAGTTGATCCTCTCCCACGAGTTGCTTAGACTCGATGGGGCCTTTATTAGGTTCATTAATGATCTATTCGCGTCCGCGCGATCTCGACCTCCTGCCTGTATCGATCCCGCATTGAAAGCCGTCACCATGAAACTCAGAACCTGCGTTACCATCTGCCTGGCCCTGTTCGTCCTCTCGGGACTCTGCCTGTTACCCGCCACCGATTCCAGCCAGCTGTTGAGCCAGGAACCGGCGGCCAAAGCTCCCGCAACCGGCATGAAGACCGTCCTGGACTACGGTGCGAAAGGGGATGGCCAGACCGACGATACCACCGCCATCCAGCAGATGGTCGACGCGTCGGTCGGTTCACTCCGCTTTCCCCGCGGACAGTATCGGTTGACGAAACCCATCGTGATCGATCTGACCAAAGTCGGTCCAACCTCCATTTCCGGTGACGGCACCGCCACGATCCTGATGGAAGGCGCCGGTCCCGCATTCAAGTTCATCGGCACCCACAACGGCACCGCGAGTCCTAAAACATTTCAGCCCGTCGTCTGGGAAAAGGAACGCAGCCCCATGGTGGACGGCATCGAGATCGTCGGCAAACATCCGGAAGCGATCGGCGTCCAGGCAATCAAAACCATGCAGATCACGATCACCCGCCTGGTCGTCCGCAAAGCGCTGCATGGCATTCACCTGACCGAACGCAACCGGAACGTCGCCATCGACGACTGCCACCTCTACGAAAACGAAGGGGTCGGCATCTACCTCGAAAAGCTGAACCTGCACCAGGTCAACATTTCCGATTCACACATCAGCTATAATAAGCAGGGCGGGATCGTCGTTCGCGAAAGTGAAATCCGTAATATCCAGATCGGTAACTGCGACATTGAAGGCAACATGGGCGAAAAGACACCACCCACTGCCAATATCCTGTTCGACATTTCGCAAGGATCACTGCGGGAAGGCGCGATCTTCGGCTGCACCATTCAGCACACGAACAACGCTCCCAACTCCGCGAACATTCGTTTCATCGGCAACGGTCCTGAAGACCCCCGCAAGGTTGGCAACTTCGCGATCGCGGACAACTCCATGAGCGATGTCGCCACCAACATTCATCTGCAGCACGCCCGGGGCATCACGATCACCGGTAACACGCTCTGGCAGGCCTACGAACATAACCTGCTGGTCGAAGACTGTGCGCACATTGTTCTCGGCTCGAATCTCATGGACCGCAATCCCGATTACCGTGCCAAAACGAAAGATGCAAATGTCTTCAAAGACTGCACCGACTGCACACTCAACGCCCTGAATATCCTGGCGACCCGCGGCGTCCCCGCCGGGCTGATCCTCGAAAACTGCGCGCGAATGAATGTCACCAACTGCACCATCCGTCGCTGCCAGAACGGGGGCATCCTGCTGCAGAATGTGAAACAGTCTCGCGTCTCTGACTGCCTGATTACCGAAGGCGAAAAGAACTTCGCGATCCGCGTTTCAGGAGGCCAGGAGATTCAGATCACCGACAACCTCGTCTCCGGCGACATCGACGTCGGACCGGGTACAGAAGTCTCCAACACCATGACC
This DNA window, taken from Gimesia sp., encodes the following:
- the rsgA gene encoding ribosome small subunit-dependent GTPase A; its protein translation is MTIRKTHHERISDGAGAETVVAKKKGKKIRVAFKKNRQKKVRKNKLSSHQVDEHVDSQYMDASERLTGKGDLTRHRTVMGVEQETEDGTEIVIDIDESNCLPGRVIRAQGLNSVVQTADGNRYECTVRRLVRTMSRDDRNAVVAGDHVLIRPEGDEYQAVIERVEPRRSYLSRGSKRREHILVSNIDQAVIVVSADDPPLKPSLIDRFLISSEKGNIHSIICINKIDLVDPIELQPQIGVYAQLGYDIVLTSVVAGTGIPRLRSLLKGKQSVFSGQSGVGKSSLLNQIDSRLSLETAEISQENRKGKHTTRSAVLLEIATGGWVVDTPGIRQLQLWDVSPEEVEGFFREFHAFVPQCRFPDCSHTHEDNCGIKRAVHNDFISRQRYQSYLKIIAGDDPRPVYHQ
- a CDS encoding right-handed parallel beta-helix repeat-containing protein, which encodes MKLRTCVTICLALFVLSGLCLLPATDSSQLLSQEPAAKAPATGMKTVLDYGAKGDGQTDDTTAIQQMVDASVGSLRFPRGQYRLTKPIVIDLTKVGPTSISGDGTATILMEGAGPAFKFIGTHNGTASPKTFQPVVWEKERSPMVDGIEIVGKHPEAIGVQAIKTMQITITRLVVRKALHGIHLTERNRNVAIDDCHLYENEGVGIYLEKLNLHQVNISDSHISYNKQGGIVVRESEIRNIQIGNCDIEGNMGEKTPPTANILFDISQGSLREGAIFGCTIQHTNNAPNSANIRFIGNGPEDPRKVGNFAIADNSMSDVATNIHLQHARGITITGNTLWQAYEHNLLVEDCAHIVLGSNLMDRNPDYRAKTKDANVFKDCTDCTLNALNILATRGVPAGLILENCARMNVTNCTIRRCQNGGILLQNVKQSRVSDCLITEGEKNFAIRVSGGQEIQITDNLVSGDIDVGPGTEVSNTMTVY